The following proteins come from a genomic window of Rhodohalobacter sp. 614A:
- a CDS encoding lamin tail domain-containing protein: MLSSSVYAQEVVLTDDFEDGDLNQNPEWTGDIGDFTSFDESGNSLLRLNAPDAGSTQLRTASSTAYGSWDFFINQDFPPSDSNRGYIFLISDKNDLSGDVNGYAIRTGASGSDDAFRLFRFTNGSATEILAGSADLSSGGAFQVRVTRDETGVWSLYESAGYGSSPSFAGSTTDNTFTASNYFGLLLDYTATRTDLFYFDDIIIENSEPFDAVNATIASATEVDVIFNYQIDNASIQPSDFSIDGGIGNPTSASPVDDFTVRLTFEDALPDDDYTITINNVDNIYGGTIPTDTELNFTVSNSFSVTNFEYLSRTEFEITFSEEVDGSSLSTGNFEITGFGPPDNAELEDSDRVRISYDDPIDTGNQELIINDLLSNSGWEIEANTTLEFTLFDEYEEGDLVISEFYYRVPVSWRTSDFDRPQYVEIFNRADKLLNLRNFAINSENISIDEDLPISSGEYLVITRGVPVFEDQFGTRNFVEADEFPELVLTTSDDIIFETAEGEDIESLTYDANDWGGNEVSLERFSFDVNANIQDNWAESEDILTGSPGLSNTVSEPTNPPEAVEAAFPAPQTFRITFSRTLSDEAVDDLNNFGLNNSAVITTAAFTSDPRTIEFDLSDALEDQFEYTFTYQNVEDIFGNEVSGAEEFNFTFTNPFRILAAEMESDTDLLIQFTLPLQVSTVQLSDFELSDGTDPVDFDFTNSETVRLTFDDSFSTSSFEIIVNNLESLTNSWQIEDNSTFEFFRFDEYQDGDIVINEFMYNPPTGYPQYVELYNRSDRFLTLKDFELLRAEGSTSIGGVITEFDQPIEPGEYLVITEDLELLEDVFGTGPWFGMEDFPGFTQTVTDQVRLLDPDGNLVERIEYDPSIWGGSDIALERKSLDAPANDQNNWGESLAELLGTPGEDNTVSPDDGPVFVSATFINAEMVLVTFTGSLDTDAISTGNFDINRGRSITGVNFINSTQAELSLDDEMSSGQTYTITVTDIPDIFGNELDESQATFTYYFVEIAEPGDIVINEFMYDEPDGYTEYVELYNTSNKTFSLEGWQQANDTGTRRILTEENVYFPPGSYMVILPNEELLGIFPDMNFVNAGSSLPALKNSGDEIVITNAGGITLDSLRYSSEWGGSEVSLERIDTDAISSDINNWGESLSVLKGTPGEENTVNIDTDGPELLGANFINAESIQVQFSGALDRTRISRNNFEINRGISVRQVTFINSTEAVLFLNQSMNSGQTYTITVNNIRDIFGNELNQAEASFTYYQVQTAEPGDVVINEIMYAEPENYTEYIELYNASDKAINLAGWQQANDTATRRTLTEDRVILPPDSYIAILPNFNLLNIFPDIPYLNAGTGLSTLKNGGDNIVVANAEGVIIDSLRFSPVWGGDGIALERRRPNRSSLYMENWADSPADLFGTPGMPNEVDSNFTFIATEVRSLSPTQIRVVFNAMVRDSDIKPANFSVGGINPSSISEETNLSLILKFSSALESGQQTLVIDGVRSAAGFSIGNNAEFSFTVFDAFSDGDIVINEFMYRPPSGYVRYVELWNTSSKLLNLRDWRLQRRDVSSDSERIISTEDLALEPGDFIVLSEDSEALAEIFGERNFFELSSFPALTATVSDQIRLFTNEDILADSLQYEPSEWGGEGVALERLSADVAATFSENWAESSNELLGTPGLPNQVEPDSNPPAIVRAAQFQDQGFVLTFDERLNSDQATNSSNYSMTPTLPINMIALDGNEVILFAGSDLVNDQEYEITVSGISDIFGNEMESTTVSVLYLEFGDVQAGDIVINEIMYEPSDGSGAEFIEIYNRTEENFDLTNWTLSDATNDTEIPTGVLIRENDYLVFTDSQEFATESDQFIYVPDFQSLNNSGDAVVLRNGSGTAIDSLFFHADWGIDSPGISLERKDPAGLSTDPGNWASNTSERGSTPGQQNSSFEIDESAPEIIFANFIHPDSVEIWFNEYVDLTPDENTKTDQPAKTHSGQSGVSSTISFMLNGSLADVIYYDQMAGNRIILDGSIVSQGEEITVSVENIGDYKGNMSSRLEQPIAQPISEGDIIFNEIMFDPITDDRDGLPDQSQYIEIHNRRSYAISLEGFFLHDEPNEDGEISTIEPIRSDRQWLPASGYALIYPEPDDIPFPKSRTAEFFDLTDHMQRFAIQTDRTTLSLTNTGRQIYLADSTLKTIDMVDYSPDWHNPNLVDTKGIALERINPNFDTNDGANWGSNATPLGGSPGSENSIYQGSGQSISGNGISFTPNPFSPDDDGFEDNLLITYSFDEPDYLIKVRIYDRYGRLVRKLAEGKQAGFEGSLVWDGKTEDGLRNRIGIYIVLMEAYNSTNGKNRSFKETVVIARKF, encoded by the coding sequence GTGCTCAGTTCATCAGTTTATGCACAAGAGGTTGTACTAACAGATGATTTTGAGGACGGGGATCTCAACCAAAATCCAGAGTGGACGGGGGATATTGGAGATTTTACTTCATTTGATGAATCCGGGAATTCACTTCTAAGATTGAATGCCCCTGATGCAGGTTCTACTCAACTGAGGACGGCATCCAGCACTGCCTATGGAAGCTGGGATTTTTTTATAAATCAGGATTTTCCTCCATCCGATTCAAATCGGGGATACATTTTTCTTATATCAGATAAGAACGATTTGTCTGGCGATGTCAATGGATATGCTATACGAACAGGTGCAAGTGGATCGGATGATGCATTTCGTCTTTTTCGGTTTACAAATGGCAGTGCAACAGAGATTTTAGCAGGTTCAGCAGACCTTTCCTCTGGAGGCGCATTCCAGGTAAGAGTTACACGAGACGAAACCGGAGTTTGGAGTTTGTATGAGTCGGCAGGTTATGGCTCAAGCCCGAGTTTTGCAGGGAGTACTACAGATAACACGTTTACAGCATCAAACTATTTTGGTCTTTTGTTGGATTACACGGCAACAAGAACCGATTTATTCTACTTTGATGATATCATCATTGAAAACTCTGAACCCTTCGATGCTGTAAACGCCACCATCGCCAGCGCTACCGAAGTCGATGTTATATTCAATTACCAAATAGACAACGCGTCTATTCAACCATCAGACTTTTCAATTGATGGCGGAATCGGGAATCCAACCTCTGCAAGTCCGGTAGATGACTTTACGGTCCGCCTTACTTTTGAGGATGCACTTCCAGATGATGATTATACCATCACCATAAACAACGTGGATAATATTTATGGCGGAACTATTCCCACTGATACGGAATTGAATTTTACCGTTTCCAATTCATTTTCCGTGACAAATTTTGAATATCTCAGCCGAACAGAATTTGAGATTACATTTTCGGAAGAGGTGGATGGTTCCTCCTTGAGTACAGGCAATTTTGAAATTACCGGGTTTGGACCGCCCGATAATGCAGAACTTGAAGATTCGGATCGCGTTAGGATTTCCTATGATGATCCTATTGATACCGGCAACCAGGAATTGATTATCAATGATTTGTTGAGCAATTCGGGATGGGAAATTGAGGCGAATACGACCCTCGAATTTACTTTGTTTGATGAGTATGAAGAAGGCGATTTGGTCATCAGTGAGTTTTACTATCGGGTTCCGGTCAGTTGGCGCACATCAGATTTTGATCGCCCTCAATACGTGGAAATTTTCAACCGGGCCGATAAGCTTCTGAATCTTAGGAATTTCGCCATCAACAGTGAAAATATCAGCATCGATGAAGATTTGCCGATTTCTTCTGGCGAGTACCTTGTCATCACAAGAGGTGTTCCGGTTTTTGAAGATCAGTTTGGAACCCGAAATTTTGTGGAGGCGGATGAGTTTCCCGAGCTGGTTCTAACCACGTCGGATGACATCATTTTTGAAACCGCCGAAGGTGAAGACATCGAATCACTGACCTACGACGCCAACGATTGGGGTGGCAATGAAGTTTCTCTTGAACGGTTCTCTTTTGATGTAAATGCAAATATTCAGGATAACTGGGCTGAATCAGAAGATATTCTGACTGGCTCTCCAGGGCTTTCAAATACCGTTTCCGAACCGACGAATCCACCCGAAGCCGTTGAAGCTGCATTCCCTGCACCGCAAACCTTTCGCATCACATTTTCAAGAACACTTTCGGATGAAGCCGTGGATGATCTGAATAATTTCGGTTTAAATAATAGTGCAGTTATCACAACTGCGGCGTTTACTTCTGATCCACGAACCATCGAGTTTGATCTGTCAGATGCTCTTGAGGATCAATTTGAATACACCTTCACCTACCAAAATGTAGAAGATATTTTTGGGAATGAAGTTTCCGGAGCTGAGGAATTCAATTTTACATTTACGAATCCATTCAGAATTCTTGCAGCCGAAATGGAAAGCGACACCGATTTGCTTATTCAGTTTACACTTCCGTTGCAGGTTTCTACGGTTCAATTATCTGATTTTGAGCTGAGCGATGGCACCGATCCAGTAGATTTTGACTTTACCAATTCCGAGACGGTCCGGCTTACATTTGATGACAGTTTTTCGACCAGTAGTTTCGAAATTATCGTGAACAACCTGGAAAGTTTGACCAACAGCTGGCAGATTGAAGATAATTCAACCTTTGAATTTTTTCGGTTTGATGAGTACCAGGACGGTGATATTGTTATCAATGAATTTATGTATAACCCGCCAACCGGATATCCACAGTATGTGGAGTTGTACAATCGTTCCGACCGTTTTTTGACATTGAAAGATTTCGAGCTGCTTCGGGCTGAAGGGTCAACCAGCATCGGTGGGGTGATTACGGAATTTGATCAGCCTATTGAACCGGGTGAATATCTGGTTATCACCGAAGATTTGGAGTTGCTTGAAGATGTTTTTGGGACAGGTCCCTGGTTCGGGATGGAGGATTTTCCGGGCTTTACTCAAACAGTAACCGATCAGGTTCGATTGCTTGATCCGGATGGAAATTTGGTTGAAAGGATTGAGTATGATCCGTCAATTTGGGGCGGTTCGGACATTGCTCTCGAAAGAAAAAGCCTGGACGCTCCGGCCAACGATCAAAATAATTGGGGCGAATCTCTTGCCGAATTGTTGGGTACACCCGGTGAAGATAATACCGTCAGTCCCGATGACGGACCCGTGTTTGTTTCAGCAACGTTCATTAATGCGGAAATGGTGTTGGTTACATTCACTGGTTCGCTCGACACGGACGCTATTTCAACCGGAAATTTTGATATAAACCGTGGACGGTCCATCACTGGCGTGAATTTTATCAACTCAACACAGGCAGAACTTTCGCTGGATGATGAAATGAGTTCGGGTCAAACGTATACAATTACGGTCACTGATATTCCCGATATTTTTGGAAATGAACTGGACGAATCCCAGGCTACATTCACCTATTATTTTGTTGAAATCGCAGAGCCGGGAGATATCGTTATTAACGAGTTTATGTATGATGAACCGGACGGCTATACGGAATATGTTGAACTCTATAACACCAGTAATAAAACATTTAGTCTGGAGGGATGGCAGCAAGCCAATGATACGGGAACCCGCCGCATTTTAACAGAAGAGAATGTTTATTTCCCACCCGGCTCATACATGGTAATTCTTCCAAATGAAGAGCTGCTTGGCATTTTTCCGGACATGAATTTTGTGAATGCAGGAAGCAGTTTGCCGGCCCTCAAAAATAGCGGTGATGAAATTGTTATTACAAATGCCGGGGGAATTACGCTGGATTCACTTCGGTATAGCTCCGAATGGGGAGGGAGCGAGGTTTCTTTGGAGCGAATCGATACGGATGCTATCAGTTCTGATATAAACAATTGGGGCGAATCTCTTTCTGTACTGAAAGGAACTCCGGGTGAAGAAAATACTGTAAATATCGACACAGATGGCCCCGAATTGCTTGGAGCTAATTTTATTAATGCTGAAAGTATTCAGGTTCAATTTTCCGGCGCTTTGGATCGAACTCGAATATCGAGGAATAATTTCGAGATCAATCGGGGAATATCTGTTCGGCAGGTGACTTTTATCAACAGCACGGAAGCTGTGCTATTTTTGAATCAATCGATGAATTCGGGACAAACCTATACGATAACCGTAAATAACATTCGGGATATTTTTGGAAATGAGCTCAATCAGGCGGAAGCCTCCTTTACCTACTATCAGGTTCAAACTGCGGAGCCTGGCGATGTTGTGATTAACGAGATCATGTACGCCGAACCGGAAAACTACACGGAGTACATCGAGTTATATAATGCGAGCGACAAAGCCATTAATCTTGCAGGTTGGCAACAGGCCAACGACACAGCCACTCGGCGAACTCTCACCGAAGATCGGGTCATTCTTCCGCCGGACTCCTACATTGCTATCCTTCCAAATTTTAATCTCTTAAACATCTTCCCGGACATTCCCTACCTGAATGCCGGAACAGGTCTTTCAACCCTGAAAAACGGAGGAGATAACATTGTTGTGGCAAATGCAGAAGGTGTAATTATCGATTCTCTGCGATTCAGTCCGGTCTGGGGCGGCGATGGTATTGCGCTGGAAAGAAGGCGTCCGAACCGTTCTTCTTTGTATATGGAAAACTGGGCTGATTCACCCGCTGATCTTTTTGGAACTCCCGGCATGCCAAATGAAGTGGATTCCAATTTTACTTTTATAGCAACAGAAGTGAGGTCTCTTTCACCAACGCAGATTCGGGTGGTGTTCAATGCAATGGTCAGGGACAGTGATATTAAACCTGCCAATTTTTCTGTGGGCGGAATTAATCCAAGTTCAATTTCAGAGGAAACCAATTTGAGTCTGATTCTTAAATTTTCTTCAGCGCTTGAAAGTGGTCAGCAAACACTGGTGATTGACGGCGTACGATCAGCCGCCGGATTTTCAATCGGGAATAATGCCGAATTTTCTTTCACGGTTTTTGATGCGTTTAGCGATGGAGATATCGTCATTAACGAGTTTATGTATCGTCCGCCATCGGGATACGTTCGGTATGTTGAACTTTGGAACACCTCATCCAAACTGTTAAACCTCAGAGACTGGAGATTACAGCGCCGGGATGTTTCCAGCGATTCAGAACGAATTATTTCCACAGAAGACCTGGCACTTGAACCCGGTGATTTCATCGTTCTTTCGGAAGATTCGGAAGCACTTGCAGAGATTTTTGGCGAGCGAAATTTTTTCGAATTATCCAGTTTTCCCGCTTTAACAGCAACGGTATCCGATCAAATTCGGCTGTTTACCAATGAGGATATTTTGGCTGATTCACTCCAATACGAACCCTCGGAATGGGGCGGAGAAGGAGTGGCCCTGGAACGGTTAAGTGCTGATGTTGCCGCCACTTTTTCAGAGAACTGGGCTGAATCTTCAAACGAACTTTTGGGAACTCCGGGCTTGCCCAACCAAGTGGAACCGGATTCCAATCCACCGGCAATTGTGCGGGCTGCTCAGTTTCAGGACCAGGGATTTGTCCTCACTTTTGATGAACGACTTAATAGTGATCAGGCAACGAACAGTTCAAACTATTCGATGACTCCTACATTACCCATCAATATGATAGCACTGGATGGTAACGAAGTAATTTTGTTTGCGGGATCTGATTTGGTGAATGACCAGGAGTATGAAATTACAGTCAGCGGTATCAGCGATATTTTTGGGAATGAGATGGAGTCAACCACCGTTTCCGTTCTCTATTTGGAATTTGGCGATGTGCAAGCCGGTGATATCGTCATCAACGAGATTATGTATGAACCTTCGGATGGTTCCGGCGCAGAATTCATTGAAATCTACAACCGAACTGAAGAGAATTTCGATTTGACCAATTGGACGTTGTCTGATGCAACAAATGACACTGAAATCCCAACCGGTGTATTAATTCGTGAAAATGATTACCTGGTTTTTACAGATTCGCAGGAGTTTGCAACTGAATCTGATCAATTTATATATGTACCTGATTTTCAATCTCTGAATAACAGCGGCGATGCAGTTGTCCTAAGAAATGGATCTGGAACAGCGATTGACAGCCTGTTTTTTCACGCAGATTGGGGAATCGACAGCCCGGGAATTTCACTCGAAAGGAAAGACCCCGCCGGACTCTCCACCGATCCGGGAAACTGGGCATCCAACACATCAGAAAGAGGTTCTACCCCCGGACAACAAAACAGCTCATTTGAAATAGATGAATCCGCTCCTGAAATCATTTTTGCTAATTTTATTCATCCTGACTCCGTCGAAATCTGGTTTAATGAGTATGTGGATTTGACTCCGGATGAGAATACCAAAACAGATCAACCTGCAAAAACTCATTCGGGTCAGAGCGGAGTTTCAAGCACCATCAGCTTTATGTTAAACGGAAGTTTAGCGGATGTGATTTATTACGATCAAATGGCCGGAAATAGAATAATTTTAGACGGTTCGATTGTATCGCAGGGCGAGGAAATTACAGTGAGTGTTGAAAATATTGGAGATTATAAAGGAAACATGTCCTCAAGGCTTGAGCAACCGATTGCCCAGCCTATATCTGAGGGAGATATCATTTTCAACGAAATTATGTTCGATCCGATTACCGATGATCGAGACGGCCTGCCGGATCAGTCTCAGTATATTGAAATTCATAATCGACGCTCTTACGCTATTTCACTTGAAGGTTTCTTCCTGCATGATGAACCGAACGAAGATGGAGAAATATCAACGATTGAACCGATTCGGAGTGACCGTCAATGGCTTCCGGCGAGCGGCTATGCTCTGATTTATCCCGAGCCGGATGATATCCCGTTCCCCAAAAGCCGAACAGCTGAGTTTTTTGATTTGACGGATCATATGCAGCGATTCGCTATTCAAACCGATCGAACAACACTCAGTTTAACAAACACCGGGCGACAAATTTATCTCGCCGACAGTACATTGAAAACCATTGATATGGTGGACTATAGCCCAGACTGGCACAATCCTAATTTGGTAGATACAAAAGGAATTGCACTCGAGCGCATCAACCCGAATTTTGATACCAATGATGGGGCGAATTGGGGATCCAATGCGACTCCGCTGGGTGGTTCGCCCGGATCAGAAAACTCCATTTACCAGGGATCGGGGCAATCCATTTCAGGAAATGGCATTTCATTCACTCCCAATCCATTTTCACCCGATGACGACGGATTCGAGGATAATCTGTTAATCACCTATTCTTTCGATGAACCCGATTACCTGATTAAAGTGAGAATTTATGACCGGTACGGT
- the asd gene encoding aspartate-semialdehyde dehydrogenase, with protein MAQFKVGILGATGAVGQKFIRLLQNHEWFKIEALGASERSAGKSYKQAANWIESIPMPEDVSGIEVRNCTASEFGDVDFVFSGLDSSVATEVEADFAKAGIPVISNAKNYRTDPTVPLLVPEVNPDHISMIDKQTFTEDGSGWIVTNPNCVAVPLVMSLKPLYDNFGIKSVILTSMQAISGAGYPGVPSLDILGNVVPFIGGEEPKIAAEPLKLLGRLNDGVLQHADFPIQATATRVPVLNGHMLSIAVQLEKEADAEEVKKALKEWKSPIGDLKLPSAPNFPLNVFDDDFYPQPRLHADSQKGMQTAIGRVRNSNVLSISYIAMAHNTIRGAAGGAILNAELLVKKNYIK; from the coding sequence ATGGCTCAATTTAAAGTAGGAATTTTGGGCGCGACCGGGGCGGTTGGCCAGAAATTCATTCGACTTCTTCAAAATCACGAATGGTTCAAAATCGAGGCTCTTGGAGCTTCTGAACGCTCTGCAGGAAAATCCTATAAGCAGGCTGCCAACTGGATTGAGAGTATTCCCATGCCGGAAGATGTTTCAGGCATTGAAGTTCGAAATTGTACAGCCTCAGAATTTGGTGACGTAGATTTTGTGTTCTCTGGTTTGGATTCATCCGTGGCTACAGAGGTGGAAGCAGATTTTGCAAAAGCCGGAATACCCGTTATCAGTAATGCAAAAAATTATCGTACCGATCCCACTGTTCCGCTTCTTGTTCCCGAAGTAAATCCCGATCACATCAGTATGATCGACAAGCAAACATTTACTGAAGATGGAAGCGGATGGATTGTAACCAATCCCAATTGTGTAGCTGTGCCGCTGGTGATGAGTTTAAAACCTTTGTACGACAATTTTGGAATCAAGAGTGTTATTCTTACTTCTATGCAGGCTATTTCCGGTGCCGGTTATCCGGGTGTGCCCAGTTTGGATATTCTCGGAAACGTGGTTCCGTTTATTGGTGGTGAAGAACCCAAAATTGCAGCAGAACCCCTCAAACTTTTAGGCCGGTTGAATGACGGAGTTCTTCAGCATGCGGATTTTCCCATTCAGGCAACCGCAACCAGGGTTCCGGTATTGAACGGACACATGTTATCTATAGCTGTACAACTCGAAAAAGAGGCTGATGCAGAAGAAGTGAAGAAAGCACTGAAAGAGTGGAAAAGCCCGATTGGAGATTTAAAACTGCCATCGGCTCCCAACTTTCCTCTGAATGTTTTTGATGATGATTTTTACCCACAGCCACGTCTTCATGCAGACAGCCAGAAAGGCATGCAAACGGCGATTGGCAGGGTTCGAAATTCAAATGTACTGAGCATCTCATACATCGCAATGGCACATAACACCATTCGCGGAGCTGCCGGAGGTGCCATTCTGAACGCAGAACTTTTGGTGAAGAAAAACTACATCAAATAA